One Deltaproteobacteria bacterium genomic window, GACGCATATGGATTTTTCGACCGCATCGTCCTCTTCCGCAACGAACTCCTCCGTTTTCTTGAAAAGGGCAAGGTCATTGCGTGGGGCATAGTCCCCACGATGAACGCATCGGACATCCTCGCCGTGGACGCCAGGGGCCTCGTGGACAGATGGCGGGGATACGTGCGGGAGCTGGGAGCCGACCCGGAACTTGCGACCCGTCAGGCCCTCATAACCCCGAGCTGCGGGACAGGTCTCCTTTCTCTCGAGCTCTGCACGAGGGTCCTCTTACTCACTCGGGAGGTCTCGGACCTGATCCGAAAAGACGTCCTGTGAGGAGGATACTCGTCGGTGACATCGGTGGAACCACGAGCCGTCTCGGGATCTTCGAGGAAGGCCGCATCCTCGCTCGTCAGGACTTTCCCTCCCGGAATTTCGGAAGTTTCGAGGAGATCCTCGAGCCTTACCTAAAGGATCTTTCCGTACCCCGGCCGAGGGTGGCCTGCATCGCCGTGGCCGGCGTCGTCGAAGAAAATCGGGCCCGGGTGACCAATCTTCCCTGGGTGGTGGACGGCAATGCCATTCTGGAAAGGACAGGATTTGCGTCGTTTCGGCTCGTCAACGACTTCGAGGCAGTGGCGTGGGGGATGCCCGCCCTCACCCGGGAACACCTCGTGCAGATCGGAGGTCAGGAGACCCAAGGGGAAAACCAGGTCCGGGCCGTGCTCGGAGCGGGGACCGGGCTGGGTGAGGCAGTCATCGTCCCATGCCCCGATGGGCCAAAGGTCCTTGCTACCGAGGGAGGGCACACGGATTTCGCCCCGCGAAATCCTCTGGAGATCCGTCTCCTCGAATATCTCCTCATGAAAACGGCCCCTGTAAGCATCGAGCACGTACTCTCCGGCCCCGGTCTTGTCAGGATCCGTGCATTTCTCGCCCACGAACGGGCAAACCCCCAGGCTGTGGAAGACCCAGCGGAGATCACTCGATGCGCCCTCAACGGAACAGACCCCGTGAGCGTAGAGGCCCTTGAGGTCTTCTGCGGGATCTACGGGGCGGAGGCGGGAAATCTGGCGCTCAGGACCCTTGCCCTCGGCGGGGTGTATGTCGCCGGAGGGATCGCGCCCAAGATCCTCCCATTCCTCTCCAAAGGGGTATTTCGCGAGGCCTTCGAGTCAAAGGGAAAGATGCGAAAGGTCCTCGAAAGGATCCCCGTCTTTATCGTCACCCACCCTGAGATCGGGCTCATCGGGGCTGCCCGGGCCGCCCTTTCGTTATGATGCCGTTGGCCCACTCGAGGGCCTCCAGGACACGCGGAGCCACGAGCCCGCGGGCCTCTTCGTACGTGACCCAGCGGAATTCCTCGTGTTCAGGATGCCCGATTTCCGGGTTAACGGGAAGGTCCACCT contains:
- the glk gene encoding glucokinase, producing MRRILVGDIGGTTSRLGIFEEGRILARQDFPSRNFGSFEEILEPYLKDLSVPRPRVACIAVAGVVEENRARVTNLPWVVDGNAILERTGFASFRLVNDFEAVAWGMPALTREHLVQIGGQETQGENQVRAVLGAGTGLGEAVIVPCPDGPKVLATEGGHTDFAPRNPLEIRLLEYLLMKTAPVSIEHVLSGPGLVRIRAFLAHERANPQAVEDPAEITRCALNGTDPVSVEALEVFCGIYGAEAGNLALRTLALGGVYVAGGIAPKILPFLSKGVFREAFESKGKMRKVLERIPVFIVTHPEIGLIGAARAALSL